A window from Sphingopyxis alaskensis RB2256 encodes these proteins:
- a CDS encoding S41 family peptidase, with the protein MTDTTKTTASPKRRFALWQGAAALSTLALVPLATGAMATVDSKTQEEIARFMDVYLEVKSNYVEPVEDAKLIEGAINGMLASLDPHSGYLDARGFSNLRTQTDGEYGGLGLSVTMEDGVVKVIAPTADTPAARAGIKAGDFITHINDELIFGLTLDEAVEQMRGRPGTPIDITIVREGQDKPIEMTLTREIIDLKPVKWEVRGDVGVLTVTSFSADATTDLKAAMMAVEKSLGKKPRGWVLDLRSNPGGLLDEAVGISDLFLERGEIVSQRGRRKGDIERYFAEPGDLAAGAPVIVLIDAGSASASEIVAGALQDQHRAVVMGERSFGKGSVQTVLPLSDTTALRLTTARYYTPSGRSVQEGGIEPDIKVPQLSDPDYASRPKFRESDLRRHLINEKKVDNGLIEKDETPDPRFTATADELKAKGIEDFQLHYALQTIGRIGPGTPRMAAAAKPAAKPARRN; encoded by the coding sequence ATGACCGACACGACCAAAACCACCGCGTCCCCGAAACGCCGCTTCGCGCTGTGGCAGGGCGCCGCCGCGCTTTCGACGCTGGCGCTGGTTCCGCTCGCGACCGGCGCAATGGCCACCGTCGATTCGAAGACGCAGGAAGAAATCGCGCGCTTCATGGACGTCTATCTGGAAGTGAAGTCCAACTATGTCGAACCGGTCGAGGATGCCAAGCTGATCGAGGGCGCGATCAACGGGATGCTCGCCAGCCTCGACCCGCATTCGGGCTATCTCGACGCACGCGGATTTTCGAACCTGCGCACCCAGACCGATGGCGAATATGGCGGGCTGGGCCTGTCGGTGACGATGGAAGACGGCGTGGTCAAGGTGATCGCGCCGACCGCCGACACGCCCGCCGCGCGCGCCGGGATCAAGGCGGGCGATTTCATCACTCACATCAACGACGAGCTGATCTTCGGGCTGACGCTCGACGAGGCGGTCGAACAGATGCGCGGACGGCCGGGGACGCCGATCGACATCACGATCGTGCGCGAAGGCCAGGACAAGCCGATCGAGATGACGCTGACGCGCGAGATCATCGACCTCAAACCCGTGAAATGGGAGGTCAGGGGCGATGTCGGCGTGCTCACCGTCACCAGCTTCTCGGCCGACGCGACCACCGACCTCAAGGCCGCGATGATGGCGGTCGAAAAATCGCTCGGCAAAAAACCGCGCGGCTGGGTGCTCGACCTCCGCTCGAACCCCGGCGGGCTGCTCGACGAAGCTGTCGGGATCAGCGACCTGTTCCTCGAACGCGGCGAGATCGTGTCGCAGCGCGGACGCCGCAAGGGCGACATCGAACGCTATTTCGCCGAACCGGGCGATCTGGCCGCCGGCGCGCCGGTGATCGTGCTGATCGACGCCGGCTCGGCCTCGGCATCCGAAATCGTTGCCGGCGCGCTGCAGGACCAGCATCGCGCGGTCGTCATGGGCGAACGCAGCTTCGGCAAGGGGTCGGTGCAGACGGTGCTCCCGCTCAGCGACACCACCGCGCTGCGGCTGACCACCGCGCGCTATTACACGCCGTCGGGGCGCAGCGTGCAGGAAGGCGGGATCGAACCCGACATCAAGGTGCCGCAGCTCAGCGACCCCGATTATGCGTCGCGCCCCAAGTTCCGCGAAAGCGACCTGCGCCGTCACCTGATCAACGAGAAAAAGGTCGACAACGGCCTCATTGAAAAGGATGAAACGCCCGACCCGCGCTTCACCGCGACCGCTGACGAGCTGAAGGCCAAGGGGATCGAGGATTTCCAGTTGCACTATGCGTTGCAGACGATAGGCCGGATCGGCCCTGGAACGCCGCGCATGGCCGCGGCGGCCAAGCCGGCCGCGAAGCCGGCGCGCCGCAACTGA